One Actinosynnema pretiosum DNA segment encodes these proteins:
- the atpD gene encoding F0F1 ATP synthase subunit beta, with amino-acid sequence MSDMSATATTTRTGRVVRVIGAVVDVEFPRDAVPELFNACHAEITYEAVAKTLTLEVAQHLGDNLVRTISMQPTDGLVRGAPVTDSGKAISVPVGDVVKGHVFNALGDCLDSPGLGRDGEQWGIHRKAPSFDQLEGKTEILETGIKVIDLLTPYVKGGKIGLFGGAGVGKTVLIQEMITRIAREFSGTSVFAGVGERTREGTDLLLEMEEMGVLGDTALVFGQMDEPPGTRMRVALSALTMAEYFRDVQNQDVLLFIDNIFRFTQAGSEVSTLLGRMPSAVGYQPTLADEMGELQERITSTRGKSITSLQAIYVPADDYTDPAPATTFAHLDATTELSRPISQKGIYPAVDPLSSSSRILEPSIVGEEHYRVAQEVKRILQKYKELQDIIAILGMDELSEEDKVLVGRARRLERFLGQNFIVAEKFTGQPGSFVPIKDTIEAFDRVCKGEFDHLPEQAFFSCGGLDDVEANAKKLAGN; translated from the coding sequence ATGAGTGACATGAGTGCTACTGCCACCACCACCCGCACCGGCCGTGTGGTCCGGGTGATCGGCGCGGTCGTCGACGTGGAGTTCCCGCGCGACGCCGTGCCCGAGCTGTTCAACGCCTGCCACGCCGAGATCACCTACGAGGCCGTGGCCAAGACGCTGACCCTGGAGGTCGCCCAGCACCTGGGTGACAACCTGGTCCGCACGATCTCCATGCAGCCGACCGACGGCCTCGTCCGCGGCGCCCCGGTGACCGACTCCGGCAAGGCCATCTCGGTCCCCGTCGGCGACGTCGTCAAGGGCCACGTGTTCAACGCGCTCGGCGACTGCCTCGACAGCCCCGGCCTCGGCCGCGACGGCGAGCAGTGGGGCATCCACCGCAAGGCGCCGTCGTTCGACCAGCTCGAGGGCAAGACCGAGATCCTGGAAACGGGCATCAAGGTCATCGACCTGCTGACCCCGTACGTCAAGGGCGGCAAGATCGGCCTGTTCGGCGGCGCGGGCGTGGGCAAGACGGTGCTCATCCAGGAGATGATCACCCGTATCGCCCGCGAGTTCTCCGGCACGTCGGTGTTCGCCGGCGTCGGCGAGCGCACCCGCGAGGGCACGGACCTCCTCCTGGAGATGGAGGAGATGGGCGTGCTCGGCGACACCGCGCTCGTCTTCGGCCAGATGGACGAGCCGCCGGGCACCCGCATGCGCGTCGCGCTCTCGGCACTGACGATGGCGGAGTACTTCCGCGACGTCCAGAACCAGGACGTGCTGCTGTTCATCGACAACATCTTCCGGTTCACCCAGGCGGGTTCCGAGGTGTCGACCCTGCTGGGCCGGATGCCGTCCGCCGTGGGCTACCAGCCGACGCTGGCCGACGAGATGGGTGAGCTGCAGGAGCGGATCACGTCGACCCGAGGCAAGTCGATCACCTCGCTGCAGGCGATCTACGTGCCCGCGGACGACTACACCGACCCGGCGCCCGCCACCACCTTCGCCCACCTGGACGCGACGACGGAGCTCTCCCGTCCGATCTCCCAGAAGGGCATCTACCCGGCCGTCGACCCGCTGTCGTCGAGCTCCCGCATCCTGGAGCCGTCGATCGTCGGCGAGGAGCACTACCGGGTCGCCCAGGAGGTGAAGCGCATCCTGCAGAAGTACAAGGAGCTGCAGGACATCATCGCCATCCTCGGCATGGACGAGCTCTCCGAGGAGGACAAGGTCCTCGTCGGTCGCGCCCGTCGCCTGGAGCGCTTCCTCGGCCAGAACTTCATCGTGGCCGAGAAGTTCACCGGTCAGCCCGGCTCCTTCGTGCCGATCAAGGACACGATCGAGGCGTTCGACCGCGTGTGCAAGGGCGAGTTCGACCACCTGCCCGAGCAGGCGTTCTTCTCCTGCGGCGGGTTGGACGACGTCGAGGCCAACGCCAAGAAGCTCGCGGGCAACTGA
- a CDS encoding F0F1 ATP synthase subunit gamma, with translation MAAQIRELRQRIRSVNSTKKITKAYELIATSRLAKAQSRVAASRPYADEITHVLRALAEGASSLDHPLLEARKNPRRAGVLIVTSDKGMCGGYNANVLKAAEELFALLRSEGKEPVLFVAGRKGAGYYNFRRRAIAGEWSGFSQAPNYVNASEAGDALVSAFMAGSDDEGDEPGPDGVLGVDELHVVYTEFKSMLSQQPVAKRIAPLTVEYDAEPHEGLHASYEFEPDADSLLDALLPKYIKTRLFSALLEAAASESAARRTAMKAATDNASELVRNLSRQANAARQAQITQEISEIVGGASALTGGAGSDE, from the coding sequence ATGGCGGCACAGATTCGGGAGCTTCGCCAGCGGATCCGCTCGGTCAACTCGACCAAGAAGATCACCAAGGCGTACGAGCTCATCGCGACCTCGCGACTGGCCAAGGCCCAGTCGCGGGTCGCGGCGTCGCGCCCGTACGCGGACGAGATCACCCACGTGCTGCGCGCTCTCGCCGAGGGCGCCTCCAGCCTGGACCACCCGCTGCTGGAGGCCCGCAAGAACCCCCGGCGCGCGGGCGTCCTCATCGTCACCAGCGACAAGGGCATGTGCGGCGGCTACAACGCCAACGTGCTCAAGGCCGCCGAGGAGCTCTTCGCGCTGCTGCGCTCGGAGGGCAAGGAGCCGGTGCTCTTCGTCGCCGGTCGCAAGGGGGCGGGGTACTACAACTTCCGCCGCCGCGCGATCGCGGGCGAGTGGAGCGGCTTCTCGCAGGCGCCGAACTACGTGAACGCCTCCGAGGCGGGCGACGCGCTCGTCTCGGCGTTCATGGCGGGCAGCGACGACGAGGGCGACGAGCCGGGGCCGGACGGCGTGCTGGGCGTGGACGAGCTGCACGTCGTCTACACCGAGTTCAAGTCCATGCTCAGCCAGCAGCCGGTCGCCAAGCGGATCGCCCCGCTGACCGTCGAGTACGACGCGGAGCCGCACGAGGGGCTGCACGCGTCGTACGAGTTCGAGCCGGACGCGGACAGCCTGCTGGACGCGCTGCTCCCCAAGTACATCAAGACCAGGCTGTTCTCCGCGCTGCTGGAGGCCGCCGCGTCCGAGTCGGCTGCTCGGCGGACCGCGATGAAGGCGGCGACTGACAACGCCTCCGAGCTGGTCCGCAACCTGAGCCGCCAGGCGAACGCGGCCCGCCAGGCCCAGATCACCCAGGAGATCAGCGAGATCGTCGGTGGCGCCTCCGCGCTTACCGGTGGCGCAGGAAGTGATGAGTGA
- the atpA gene encoding F0F1 ATP synthase subunit alpha, giving the protein MAELTISSDEIRSAIEKYVSSYSPEVNREEVGVVAETYDGIAIVEGLPGTMTNELLEFPGGVLGVALNLEVREIGAVILGDFDKIEEGQEVKRTGQVLSVPVGDGFLGRVVNPLGQPIDGLGDIVADDNRALELQAATVLQRQPVGEPMQTGIKAIDSMTPIGRGQRQLIIGDRKTGKTAVCIDTIINQKKAWESGDPQQQVRCVYVAVGQKGSTIAGVKAALEEAGALEYTTIVAAPASDSAGFKWLAPYTGSAIGQHWMYEGKHVLIIFDDLTKQAEAYRAISLLLRRPPGREAYPGDVFYLHSRLLERCAKLSDELGGGSMTGLPIIETKANDVSAYIPTNVISITDGQCFLESDLFNAGVRPAVNVGISVSRVGGAAQTKAMKTVSGSLRLDLSQFRELEAFSAFASDLDAASRAQLDRGARLVELLKQGQYSPVPMEEQVVSIYLGTKGHFDSVAIGDVRRFEGEFLDHLRRNHDVVLSSIRDTKKLSDDAEKGIVDAVNAFKKQFTATGGAPVVNEAAADAMAADKVGQESVKTSRSAPTEK; this is encoded by the coding sequence ATGGCGGAGCTGACGATCTCGTCGGACGAGATCCGCAGTGCGATCGAGAAGTACGTCTCGAGCTACTCCCCGGAGGTCAACCGGGAAGAGGTCGGTGTCGTCGCCGAGACCTACGACGGCATCGCCATCGTCGAGGGTTTGCCCGGCACGATGACCAACGAGCTGCTGGAGTTCCCCGGCGGCGTCCTCGGAGTGGCGCTCAACCTGGAGGTCCGCGAGATCGGCGCGGTCATCCTCGGTGACTTCGACAAGATCGAGGAGGGCCAGGAGGTCAAGCGCACCGGCCAGGTCCTCTCGGTCCCGGTCGGCGACGGCTTCCTCGGCCGGGTGGTCAACCCCCTCGGCCAGCCCATCGACGGTCTCGGCGACATCGTCGCCGACGACAACCGCGCCCTGGAGCTCCAGGCCGCGACGGTGCTCCAGCGCCAGCCCGTGGGCGAGCCGATGCAGACCGGCATCAAGGCCATCGACTCGATGACCCCCATCGGCCGCGGCCAGCGCCAGCTGATCATCGGCGACCGCAAGACCGGCAAGACCGCGGTCTGCATCGACACGATCATCAACCAGAAGAAGGCGTGGGAGAGCGGCGACCCGCAGCAGCAGGTCCGCTGCGTCTACGTCGCCGTCGGCCAGAAGGGCTCCACCATCGCGGGCGTCAAGGCCGCGCTGGAGGAGGCCGGGGCCCTGGAGTACACCACCATCGTGGCGGCTCCCGCGTCCGACTCGGCCGGCTTCAAGTGGCTGGCGCCGTACACCGGCTCCGCCATCGGCCAGCACTGGATGTACGAGGGCAAGCACGTCCTCATCATCTTCGACGACCTCACCAAGCAGGCCGAGGCGTACCGCGCGATCTCGCTGCTGCTGCGCCGCCCGCCGGGCCGCGAGGCCTACCCCGGTGACGTCTTCTACTTGCACTCGCGCCTGCTGGAGCGCTGCGCGAAGCTGTCCGACGAGCTCGGCGGCGGCTCGATGACCGGTCTGCCGATCATCGAGACCAAGGCGAACGACGTGTCGGCGTACATCCCGACCAACGTCATCTCCATCACCGACGGCCAGTGCTTCCTGGAGTCGGACCTGTTCAACGCCGGTGTGCGCCCGGCCGTCAACGTGGGCATCTCGGTGTCCCGCGTCGGTGGCGCCGCGCAGACCAAGGCGATGAAGACGGTCTCCGGCTCGCTGCGCCTGGACCTGTCCCAGTTCCGCGAGCTGGAGGCGTTCTCCGCCTTCGCCTCGGACCTGGACGCCGCCTCGCGCGCCCAGCTGGACCGCGGCGCCCGCCTGGTCGAGCTGCTCAAGCAGGGCCAGTACTCGCCGGTCCCGATGGAGGAGCAGGTCGTCTCCATCTACCTCGGCACCAAGGGCCACTTCGACTCGGTCGCCATCGGCGACGTGCGCCGCTTCGAGGGCGAGTTCCTGGACCACCTGCGTCGCAACCACGACGTGGTGCTGTCCTCGATCCGCGACACCAAGAAGCTGTCCGACGACGCGGAGAAGGGCATCGTGGACGCGGTCAACGCGTTCAAGAAGCAGTTCACCGCCACCGGTGGCGCGCCGGTCGTGAACGAGGCCGCCGCCGACGCCATGGCCGCCGACAAGGTCGGACAGGAGTCGGTGAAGACCAGCCGATCCGCTCCGACCGAGAAGTGA